The following proteins are co-located in the Silene latifolia isolate original U9 population chromosome 1, ASM4854445v1, whole genome shotgun sequence genome:
- the LOC141601518 gene encoding uncharacterized protein LOC141601518 isoform X5: MDKSNKHSKDPRKNINMLKPCEICGDIGYQPISICCRCRITREHPYCMKIMHYGNPKDWVCEECELGDQRRACSSKPSISKLGDHARACSSKPGISELRDQTRACSSKPGPSKEPNNTTTRGKIMKPPRSKVQYLPPEDAKRLKSGALKKNVASQSKLNLSCRPTVNRTPPPKPEAIKCSTVNRTSPLKSDAIRCSTMNRAPPKFSVKPNTPDKPPAIKLQSPSHLPNSQQDKKWSSSKDTEKHVAKKQRVRQDSPLAIRSAKEAQTSNATEEERRAAQPFWRNPSASKPSPGKNIKPNAERDNNNPGQISRQLVQDLRPVRSDKGPSRQLYRDNFAGMPVPCEKVQCNTERVIKNAGHGSMQHVRHSIATSSGKESLEHGLELDRYLPNHPAEFPTWEGRFNISIDDADLCRSIDGIRAHPSCKVQRKAYDLSRKLPEVLEFELLPRLNIWGNLFDYSVPDSRDIGLYFLSPKISTLLDYMYEHNMLLRCQIDGVELLVFSSQHLAECSQTINKKFFLWGLFRPLEDNTEALGRLLKLPKDGNAGSTVVPKAPNNANADPTVQTVRESSRDANPEPTVQAVPKRVRNTNRGPAVQEVQKPAKDVILDTTMLHRVQKSAKDAYPGPTVDKLTPVKHERLDRDQPLATSYLQDESDLRGVLTNS, encoded by the exons ATGGACAAATCAAACAAACATTCCAAGGACCCACGAAAGAATATTAACATG CTCAAACCATGTGAGATTTGCGGAGATATTGGCTATCAGCCCATCAGCATTTGCTGTAGATGCAGGATAACACGTGAACACCC ATACTGTATGAAGATAATGCATTACGGTAACCCTAAAGATTGGGTTTGTGAAGAATGTGAGTTAGGAGATCAGAGACGTGCTTGTTCTTCAAAGCCTAGTATCTCCAAGTTAGGAGATCACGCACGTGCTTGTTCTTCAAAGCCTGGTATCTCCGAGTTAAGAGATCAGACACGTGCTTGTTCTTCCAAGCCTG GTCCAAGCAAAGAGCCTAATAACACAACCACAAGAGGTAAGATAATGAAACCACCTCGCAGCAAGGTGCAGTATTTACCCCCTGAGGATGCTAAGAGGCTGAAATCTGGTGCACTGAAAAAAAATGTAGCTTCACAGAGCAAATTAAATTTGTCATGTAGACCTACAGTGAACAGAACACCTCCACCCAAGCCGGAAGCTATTAAATGTAGTACAGTGAACAGAACATCTCCACTTAAGTCGGATGCTATTAGATGTTCTACAATGAACAGAGCACCTCCGAAATTCAGTGTGAAACCAAATACTCCCGACAAGCCTCCTGCCATAAAGCTTCAAAGTCCTAGCCATCTGCCTAACAGTCAACAAGATAAAAAATGGTCGAGTTCTAAAG ATACTGAAAAACATGTGGCTAAGAAACAGCGTGTCCGGCAAGATTCACCCTTGGCTATCCGGTCAGCTAAAGAGGCTCAAACATCAAATGCCACAGAGGAGGAGAGAA GAGCTGCACAGCCTTTTTGGCGGAATCCTTCAGCTTCTAAGCCATCTCCGGGAAAAAATATCAAACCTAATGCAGAAAGAGACAATAATAATCCAGGGCAGATCTCACGACAATTAGTTCAGGATTTACGTCCTGTGAGATCTG ATAAAGGACCTTCTCGACAACTCTACAGAGACAATTTCGCTGGGATGCCCGTGCCTTGTGAAAAAGTTCAATGTAATACAGAACGCGTTATTAAAAATGCTGGGCATGGCTCTATGCAACATGTCCGTCATTCAATTGCTACAAGTTCAG GTAAAGAGTCTTTGGAACATGGGCTGGAACTTGATAGATATCTTCCAAACCATCCTGCGGAGTTTCCAACATGGGA GGGAAGGTTTAATATCAGCATTGATGATGCTGATTTATGTCGTTCCATTGATGGGATTCGAGCACATCCGTCTTGCAAGGTGCAGAGGAAGGCGTATGATTTGTCCCGAAAATTGCCTGAAGTACTTGAGTTTGAGCTACTACCTCGATTGAACATCTGGGGGAACTTGTTTGATTATAGTGTCCCTGATTCACGAGACATTGGGCTTTATTTTCTATCCCCGAAAAT TAGTACTCTTCTGGACTACATGTATGAGCATAACATGCTCTTAAGATGTCAAATTGACGGAGTGGAACTATTGGTTTTTTCTTCACAACATCTAGCAGAATGTTCTCAAA CAATAAACAAGAAGTTTTTCTTGTGGGGTTTATTTCGACCACTTGAAGATAACACAGAAGCATTAGGCAGACTGCTAAAACTTCCCAAGGACGGCAATGCGGGCTCCACAGTGGTACCAAAAGCCCCCAATAATGCAAATGCGGACCCCACAGTACAGACAGTACGAGAATCTTCCAGGGACGCCAATCCGGAACCCACTGTACAGGCGGTGCCAAAACGTGTTAGGAACACCAATCGAGGACCCGCAGTACAAGAAGTTCAAAAACCTGCTAAGGACGTTATTCTGGATACCACAATGCTGCACAGAGTACAAAAATCTGCTAAGGACGCCTATCCAGGCCCCACAGTTGACAAGCTGACTCCTGTTAAACACGAAAGGCTTGACAGGGACCAACCGTTGGCAACTTCATATCTGCAGGATGAGTCGGA TTTAAGAGGTGTTTTGACAAATTCGTGA